The Prosthecobacter dejongeii genome contains a region encoding:
- a CDS encoding ABC transporter substrate-binding protein: MDLPITLPRKRGNSSLNLIAHRSVFIGLILAFLILNGRAQAATPAPLKKVSIQLKWHHQFQFAGYYAAQLQGYYREAGLEVDLREGSPLRRSLETVESGNADFGVTDCDVLLARMRGSPVVVCAAIFQHSPYIMMSLAERNITKPSDLVGKRLMVATDQGEAEVRAMIQREGLPPDRITFIPHTWNNQDLIEGRVDAISAYSTVEPTQLRQRGVQPSYIRFSDYGVDFYGDTLFTTEGLVKRDPALVRAFVEASLKGWDYAMKHPDELIEHILQMPGVRQRGIQRENLEVEAREMVPLIQADLVEVGHMNAGRWDRIAQTFIETQVVKESFNLQGFIWTPENSTDLKPLLWSIVILSVIGGLATLWTLQLRHQVELRTQEVREGQRKLSAILDNTFQLQGLLDAEGRLVEANSTARSFAGVEINEVVGKWFWDTVWWTHSSTEQEKLREAIRQIQQGKEGGRFETVHPDRSGNLHTIDFSIRAVRLEDQSLLYMMVEGYDITDRKGAENARRISEANLLALMENSSGSIWSMDREMRYLTFNSRYLDHILALGGLKAELGQLLPEVEPKEHFAEWRPYYERALKGERFKATFNEDVRGKTRVFQASFNPIRHGGEVTGVCVFSDDVTDQKQLEDQLRQSQKMDAIGQLAGGVAHDFNNLLTVIQANASLAKIVKLSPEMTTRAFSEILDAANRAGTLTRQLLTFSRQQPVNKTSLNLNQIVSDMNRMLQRLIGEHILVNLRLSSTPALVLADASMMEQIVLNLAVNARDAMPQGGTLTLTTRQLLLKQLPREAPSQALPGHYICLEVRDTGTGIPEEHLQRIFEPFFTTKAIGQGTGIGLATVFGIAQQHGGWVTVESQWGAGAAFQVFLPLLSIPEQPSIQEETALPSSLGTRGTATLLIVEDEGTVRTIVKHVLTAHGYKVHEATSGQEALTLWEEIGPEVDLVLTDMIMPGGVSGHQLAAQLQTLKPEVKIIYTSGYSAETFRRDSVLPEDAILLRKPYTAAQLLAEVHRLIPGDLDATQA; this comes from the coding sequence ATGGATTTACCGATTACATTGCCCCGAAAACGCGGCAATTCGTCTTTAAATCTTATCGCCCACCGCTCGGTTTTCATAGGGCTTATCCTAGCCTTCCTGATCCTCAATGGCAGGGCCCAAGCAGCCACCCCAGCTCCACTGAAAAAAGTGAGCATTCAGCTCAAGTGGCATCATCAATTTCAGTTCGCAGGCTACTATGCCGCGCAACTTCAGGGATATTACCGCGAGGCAGGTCTAGAGGTAGATCTGCGGGAGGGCTCACCTCTCCGTCGTTCGCTGGAAACAGTCGAGTCAGGGAATGCCGACTTTGGGGTGACAGACTGTGATGTCCTGCTGGCACGCATGAGGGGTAGCCCAGTCGTGGTATGCGCGGCAATTTTCCAGCACTCCCCGTACATCATGATGAGCCTGGCGGAGCGTAACATCACCAAGCCTTCTGATCTTGTGGGCAAACGTCTCATGGTGGCGACCGACCAAGGAGAAGCGGAAGTCAGGGCCATGATCCAGCGCGAGGGACTGCCGCCAGATCGCATCACCTTTATTCCTCACACTTGGAATAACCAAGACCTCATCGAAGGGCGGGTCGATGCCATTTCTGCTTACAGTACGGTCGAGCCCACGCAGCTACGGCAAAGAGGTGTCCAGCCCTCTTACATCCGCTTCAGCGATTACGGGGTGGATTTTTATGGCGATACCCTCTTCACCACAGAGGGTTTGGTAAAACGAGATCCCGCCCTCGTGCGTGCTTTTGTGGAAGCCTCCCTCAAGGGCTGGGACTACGCCATGAAGCACCCGGATGAATTGATCGAGCACATCCTGCAAATGCCCGGCGTGAGGCAGCGCGGCATCCAGCGGGAAAACCTGGAAGTGGAGGCACGCGAGATGGTGCCTTTGATCCAGGCCGACCTTGTCGAAGTAGGCCACATGAATGCCGGGCGTTGGGACCGAATTGCCCAAACGTTTATTGAAACCCAGGTCGTCAAAGAAAGCTTTAATCTTCAGGGCTTCATTTGGACCCCAGAGAATTCAACTGATTTGAAACCCTTACTGTGGAGCATAGTCATCCTCAGTGTCATCGGCGGCCTGGCGACTTTGTGGACGCTGCAACTCCGTCATCAGGTAGAGCTACGGACTCAAGAGGTGCGGGAAGGCCAGCGAAAGCTCTCGGCCATCCTGGATAATACGTTTCAACTGCAAGGCCTGCTGGATGCCGAAGGACGGCTGGTGGAGGCCAATAGCACCGCCCGTTCCTTTGCGGGAGTGGAAATAAATGAAGTGGTGGGGAAATGGTTTTGGGACACCGTCTGGTGGACTCATTCCAGCACGGAGCAGGAAAAACTTCGCGAGGCTATCCGCCAGATCCAACAGGGGAAAGAGGGCGGTCGATTTGAAACAGTCCATCCAGACCGGAGTGGAAACCTCCATACGATCGATTTCTCCATTCGTGCCGTCAGACTTGAGGATCAATCCCTGCTCTACATGATGGTGGAGGGTTATGACATCACGGACCGAAAAGGGGCCGAGAATGCACGCCGCATCTCTGAAGCGAACCTTTTGGCTTTGATGGAAAACAGCTCGGGATCCATTTGGTCCATGGACCGAGAGATGCGCTACCTCACCTTCAACTCACGCTACCTTGATCACATCCTAGCCTTAGGCGGTCTGAAGGCTGAACTCGGCCAACTCCTGCCCGAGGTGGAACCCAAGGAGCACTTTGCTGAATGGCGTCCCTACTATGAACGCGCCCTGAAGGGCGAGCGATTCAAGGCCACATTCAATGAAGACGTGCGCGGGAAAACCCGTGTCTTCCAGGCTTCCTTCAATCCCATCCGCCATGGCGGCGAAGTGACCGGTGTGTGCGTCTTCAGTGATGATGTCACGGATCAAAAACAGTTGGAAGACCAGCTTCGCCAATCTCAGAAGATGGATGCCATCGGCCAACTCGCGGGTGGAGTCGCTCATGATTTTAACAATCTGCTGACCGTCATCCAAGCAAACGCTTCGTTGGCCAAGATCGTCAAACTCTCGCCTGAGATGACCACTCGTGCCTTCAGTGAAATTCTAGATGCAGCCAATCGAGCAGGCACCTTGACCCGACAATTGCTGACCTTCAGCCGCCAGCAACCTGTCAACAAAACGAGCCTTAACCTCAATCAGATTGTCTCAGATATGAACCGCATGCTGCAGCGGCTGATCGGTGAACACATCCTAGTGAATCTCAGGCTCAGCAGCACCCCGGCCCTGGTGCTTGCGGATGCGAGCATGATGGAGCAGATCGTCCTGAATTTAGCCGTCAATGCGCGTGATGCCATGCCTCAAGGGGGAACCTTGACCCTGACCACTCGTCAGTTGCTCCTCAAACAACTTCCGCGTGAAGCCCCCTCTCAGGCCTTACCCGGTCATTACATCTGCCTGGAGGTGCGAGATACGGGGACTGGTATTCCTGAGGAGCACTTGCAAAGAATCTTTGAACCATTTTTCACCACCAAAGCGATCGGCCAAGGGACGGGCATCGGGCTGGCCACGGTTTTCGGCATCGCCCAGCAGCATGGCGGCTGGGTCACTGTGGAAAGCCAGTGGGGTGCGGGCGCGGCTTTCCAGGTTTTTCTGCCACTTTTGAGCATCCCCGAGCAGCCTTCTATCCAGGAGGAGACCGCGCTACCTTCTTCACTAGGCACCCGAGGCACGGCCACCCTCTTGATTGTGGAAGATGAGGGGACGGTACGCACCATCGTCAAACACGTGCTGACGGCTCATGGTTACAAAGTCCATGAGGCCACCAGTGGCCAAGAAGCTCTGACTCTCTGGGAAGAGATAGGCCCCGAAGTGGATCTAGTGCTCACAGATATGATCATGCCCGGTGGTGTCTCTGGGCATCAGCTCGCTGCACAACTCCAGACACTGAAACCGGAGGTCAAAATCATCTACACCAGCGGTTATTCGGCCGAGACCTTCCGCCGTGATTCCGTCCTGCCGGAAGATGCGATTCTGCTGCGTAAACCCTACACGGCAGCGCAACTGCTGGCAGAAGTCCATCGTCTCATCCCAGGCGACCTGGATGCCACCCAGGCATGA